A window of Jannaschia sp. M317 contains these coding sequences:
- a CDS encoding argininosuccinate synthase: MDAPKKVVLAYSGGLDTSIILKWLQTEYGCEVVTFTADLGQGEELEPARKKAEMMGATSIHIEDLREEFVRDFVFPMFRANALYEGLYLLGTSIARPLISKRLVEIAAAEGADAVAHGATGKGNDQVRFELAAYALNPDIRVIAPWREWDLTSRTKLIEFAEQHQIQIAKDKRGEAPFSVDANLLHTSSEGKVLEDPAEVAPDYVLQRTVPVEQAPDTPEFIEVTFERGDAVAIDGEAMSPATILTRLNELGGKHGIGVLDLVENRFVGMKSRGIYETPGGTILLEAHRGIEQITLDSGAGHLKDSIMPRYAELIYNGFWFSPEREMLQALIDKSQEHVTGTVRLKLYKGVARTVARWSDHSLYSEAHVTFEEDAGAYDQRDAKGFIHLNALRLKLVANRNKRVDG; the protein is encoded by the coding sequence ATGGACGCGCCCAAGAAAGTCGTGCTCGCCTATTCCGGCGGGCTGGACACCTCGATCATCCTCAAGTGGCTTCAGACGGAATACGGCTGCGAGGTCGTGACCTTCACCGCCGACCTGGGCCAGGGAGAGGAGCTGGAGCCTGCGCGCAAAAAGGCCGAGATGATGGGGGCCACCTCCATCCATATCGAGGACCTGCGCGAAGAATTCGTTCGCGATTTCGTCTTTCCGATGTTCCGCGCCAACGCGCTCTATGAAGGGCTGTATCTGCTGGGCACCTCCATTGCGCGGCCCCTGATCTCCAAGCGGCTGGTGGAAATCGCCGCCGCCGAGGGGGCCGATGCGGTCGCCCACGGGGCCACCGGCAAGGGCAACGATCAGGTCCGTTTCGAGCTGGCCGCCTATGCCCTGAACCCCGACATCCGGGTCATCGCGCCCTGGCGTGAATGGGATCTGACCTCGCGGACCAAGCTGATCGAGTTCGCCGAACAGCACCAGATCCAGATCGCCAAGGACAAGCGCGGCGAGGCGCCTTTCTCGGTCGACGCCAACCTTTTGCACACCTCGTCCGAGGGCAAGGTCCTGGAAGACCCCGCCGAGGTCGCCCCCGACTACGTGCTGCAACGCACGGTCCCGGTCGAACAGGCCCCCGACACGCCCGAGTTCATCGAAGTCACCTTCGAGCGCGGCGATGCCGTGGCCATCGACGGCGAGGCGATGTCGCCCGCCACGATCCTGACCCGTCTCAACGAGTTGGGCGGCAAGCACGGGATCGGCGTTCTGGACCTGGTCGAGAACCGCTTTGTCGGCATGAAATCCCGTGGCATCTATGAAACCCCCGGCGGCACCATCCTGCTGGAGGCGCATCGCGGCATCGAACAGATCACGCTGGACAGCGGCGCGGGCCACCTGAAAGATTCGATCATGCCCCGCTACGCGGAGCTGATCTACAACGGTTTCTGGTTCTCGCCCGAGCGCGAGATGCTGCAGGCCCTGATCGACAAGAGCCAGGAACACGTCACCGGCACCGTCCGCCTGAAGCTTTACAAGGGCGTGGCCCGCACCGTGGCGCGCTGGTCCGATCATTCCCTCTATTCCGAGGCGCACGTCACCTTCGAAGAGGATGCGGGCGCCTACGACCAACGCGACGCCAAGGGGTTCATCCACCTCAATGCCCTGCGCCTGAAACTGGTCGCCAACCGCAACAAGCGCGTTGACGGCTGA
- a CDS encoding AbrB family transcriptional regulator, translated as MTVLRLAVTFVICVLGVLVFDALSLPLPFLLGPLFGCLTAALLGARLSSYPPLTNTMRTILGVAVGASFTPAVVSQLPSMALSLMLAPVFLLAAGVAGYPFLRRICGFDRATAFYAAMPGGLQDMLLFGEEAGGDPRALSLLHATRVLLIVTIIPALLVLVWDIDLTAAPGAPASSFTLTELAIMAAAGLIGWYLAQRVGLFGASILGPLILTAGLTLAGVIEQRPPAEAIQAAQFFIGMVVGVKYSGITMAEVRRFLVAGLGHGLVLTVIAAIFAEAVVLLGLAPQLDAILAFSPGGQAEMAVMAIVAGADVTYVIMHHVTRIVIVITCAPLIFRWLR; from the coding sequence ATGACCGTGCTTCGCCTGGCCGTCACCTTCGTGATCTGTGTCCTCGGCGTGCTCGTCTTCGACGCCCTTTCGCTGCCCCTCCCGTTTCTGCTCGGCCCGCTGTTCGGGTGCCTGACGGCGGCACTGCTGGGCGCGCGGCTGTCCAGCTACCCGCCGTTGACCAACACCATGCGTACGATCCTGGGCGTGGCCGTCGGCGCGTCCTTTACCCCTGCGGTGGTCAGTCAGCTGCCGTCGATGGCGCTGTCGCTGATGCTGGCCCCGGTATTTCTGCTGGCGGCGGGGGTGGCGGGCTATCCGTTCCTGCGCCGGATCTGCGGCTTTGACCGGGCGACCGCCTTTTACGCGGCCATGCCCGGCGGATTGCAGGACATGTTGTTGTTCGGCGAAGAGGCGGGCGGCGATCCCCGCGCCCTGTCGCTTTTGCATGCCACCCGCGTCCTGCTGATCGTGACGATCATCCCCGCCCTGCTCGTGCTGGTCTGGGACATCGACCTGACCGCCGCCCCCGGCGCGCCCGCCAGCAGTTTCACCCTGACCGAACTGGCCATCATGGCCGCCGCCGGGCTGATCGGCTGGTACCTGGCCCAACGTGTCGGCCTGTTCGGGGCGTCGATCCTCGGGCCGTTGATCCTGACCGCCGGCCTGACCCTTGCCGGAGTGATCGAACAACGCCCCCCGGCCGAGGCGATCCAGGCCGCGCAATTCTTTATCGGCATGGTCGTGGGCGTCAAATATTCGGGCATCACGATGGCCGAGGTGCGCCGCTTTCTGGTGGCCGGTCTGGGCCATGGCCTGGTCCTGACGGTCATCGCCGCGATCTTTGCCGAAGCCGTGGTGCTGTTGGGCCTGGCCCCGCAACTGGATGCGATCCTTGCATTTTCCCCAGGCGGGCAGGCGGAAATGGCGGTGATGGCAATCGTGGCCGGCGCCGATGTGACCTATGTGATCATGCACCACGTGACGCGGATCGTGATCGTGATCACCTGCGCCCCGCTGATCTTTCGCTGGCTGCGCTGA
- the msrA gene encoding peptide-methionine (S)-S-oxide reductase MsrA, with translation MNPIRIAALLALPLLPLPAAAGEAVVAGGCFWCVESDFESVAGVGDAISGFTGGTTANPVYRRSGDHIEAVQIPFDDSVISYREILDLYFRSIDPLDAGGQFCDRGLEYTTAVFVDGPEQRAVAEAAKSAAEADLGQQIVTPIVDAGTFYPVDDYHQDYYKSDDRLGVTSVGVLVTKATAYKRYRQGCGRDARVRAIWGDAAPFAG, from the coding sequence ATGAACCCAATCCGCATTGCCGCTCTTCTGGCCCTACCGCTCTTGCCCTTGCCTGCCGCCGCAGGCGAAGCCGTTGTCGCAGGCGGCTGTTTTTGGTGCGTCGAATCCGACTTTGAAAGCGTCGCGGGCGTGGGCGATGCGATCTCGGGCTTTACCGGTGGGACAACGGCGAACCCGGTCTATCGCCGCTCCGGCGATCATATCGAGGCGGTGCAGATCCCCTTTGATGACAGCGTGATTTCGTATCGGGAGATTCTGGATCTCTACTTCCGCTCCATCGACCCGCTGGACGCAGGCGGGCAGTTCTGTGACCGGGGCCTGGAATATACCACCGCCGTCTTCGTCGATGGCCCCGAACAACGCGCCGTGGCCGAGGCCGCCAAATCCGCCGCCGAGGCGGACCTTGGCCAGCAGATCGTCACCCCGATCGTTGACGCAGGGACCTTCTATCCGGTCGACGACTACCACCAGGATTATTACAAATCCGACGACCGGCTGGGCGTGACCTCGGTCGGCGTTCTGGTGACCAAGGCCACGGCCTACAAACGGTATCGCCAGGGCTGCGGCCGCGACGCGCGTGTGCGCGCAATCTGGGGCGATGCGGCCCCCTTCGCAGGCTGA
- a CDS encoding HNH endonuclease: MSESAAASHPICALCARPILPGTPQSLHHLVPKLRGGKGGPVVLMHQICHNEIHASASEAELARLWDTPEKLRSHPRLARFIAWVRKRPADFHSKTPGARRGWKTRR, from the coding sequence ATGTCAGAGAGCGCGGCGGCAAGCCACCCCATCTGTGCCCTGTGCGCGCGGCCGATCCTGCCGGGCACCCCGCAGAGCCTGCACCACCTGGTGCCCAAGTTGCGCGGGGGCAAAGGCGGGCCTGTCGTTCTTATGCATCAGATATGTCACAATGAAATTCACGCCAGCGCCTCGGAAGCGGAGCTGGCGCGCCTTTGGGATACGCCGGAAAAACTGCGCAGCCACCCGCGTCTGGCGCGGTTCATCGCCTGGGTGCGCAAGCGGCCTGCCGACTTTCATTCCAAGACGCCGGGCGCGCGCCGGGGGTGGAAAACCCGCAGGTGA
- a CDS encoding TIGR03862 family flavoprotein, whose amino-acid sequence MERPQPETTVAIIGAGPAGLMAAEAAAVAGARVTVYDQMPSPARKLLMAGKSGLNVTHDGPDFSKAYACAPLVPMIDAFGPPEVRTWMEDLGQPAFTGSTGRVFPETMKASPLLRAWLARLDGLGVTLVRRARWTGWDGTNLTFADGNQVSADATILALGGASWRRLGSDGTWAGFPELADHVAPFQPSNVGFRVTWSAHMAKHFGAPVKNTGMIVDGRCHRGEFTVSEQGLEGGGLYPLTPLLRAGAPLALDLKPDLTQAEVAARLAGRGKQSLPNHLRRTLRLSPVQIALLQEFARPLPDDLAPAIKHLPVPLRGPNDIDQAISTAGGLRWDALTADLMLRDRPGVFVAGEMLDWEAPTGGWLITACLATGQWAGRAAARFAAG is encoded by the coding sequence ATGGAGCGTCCGCAGCCCGAAACAACCGTCGCCATCATCGGCGCAGGCCCCGCCGGGTTGATGGCGGCAGAGGCGGCTGCCGTGGCGGGCGCGCGTGTGACGGTCTACGACCAGATGCCCAGCCCTGCGCGCAAGCTGCTGATGGCGGGAAAATCGGGGCTGAATGTGACTCACGACGGGCCGGATTTCTCCAAGGCCTATGCCTGCGCGCCACTGGTGCCGATGATCGACGCCTTCGGCCCCCCCGAGGTCCGCACCTGGATGGAGGACCTGGGCCAGCCCGCCTTCACCGGATCGACCGGGCGGGTGTTTCCCGAAACGATGAAGGCCTCGCCCCTGCTGCGCGCCTGGCTTGCGCGCTTGGACGGGTTGGGCGTGACATTGGTGCGACGGGCGCGCTGGACCGGTTGGGACGGGACCAATCTGACCTTTGCCGACGGCAATCAGGTATCAGCGGACGCGACCATTCTGGCGCTTGGCGGGGCGTCCTGGCGACGACTTGGGTCGGACGGAACCTGGGCCGGCTTCCCCGAACTGGCGGATCACGTCGCGCCGTTCCAGCCCTCCAACGTCGGGTTTCGGGTGACCTGGTCCGCGCATATGGCCAAACACTTCGGCGCGCCGGTCAAGAACACCGGGATGATAGTCGACGGTCGGTGCCATCGTGGCGAATTTACCGTTTCTGAACAAGGGCTTGAAGGTGGCGGCCTCTACCCCCTGACGCCGCTGTTGCGCGCGGGCGCGCCGCTGGCGCTGGACCTGAAACCGGACCTGACACAGGCCGAGGTCGCCGCCCGCCTGGCCGGGCGCGGCAAGCAGAGCCTGCCAAATCACCTGCGCCGCACGCTCCGCCTCAGCCCGGTTCAGATCGCGTTGCTTCAGGAATTCGCCCGCCCGTTGCCCGATGATCTGGCGCCTGCGATCAAACACCTGCCGGTCCCCCTGCGGGGCCCCAACGACATCGACCAGGCGATCTCCACCGCCGGCGGCCTGCGGTGGGACGCGCTGACGGCGGACCTCATGCTACGCGACAGGCCCGGAGTTTTTGTCGCCGGTGAAATGCTGGACTGGGAGGCCCCGACCGGCGGCTGGCTGATCACCGCCTGCCTTGCCACCGGTCAATGGGCGGGGCGGGCGGCGGCGCGGTTCGCGGCCGGCTAG
- a CDS encoding aldolase: MTDTVLREQICMLAKSIFDRGLTHGSTGNISARTEDGGLLVSPTGTSFGRLDPGRLARFDAQGNHVGGDKPTKEMPLHSAFYDTRSAGAVVHLHSCHSVALSLLTEPGDDFLPPLTPYGVMQLGRVTLLPYFMPGDPAMGQAVRGLAGKRSAVMLANHGPVVAGKDVVAACNAIEELEATAQLTLMTRGMSPRGLTSGEVTSLVTKFDVEWDD, encoded by the coding sequence ATGACTGACACGGTGTTGCGCGAACAGATATGCATGCTGGCCAAGTCGATCTTTGATCGGGGGCTGACCCATGGATCGACGGGGAACATTTCGGCCCGCACCGAGGATGGGGGCCTGCTGGTCTCGCCTACGGGGACCAGTTTCGGGCGGCTCGATCCTGGGCGGCTGGCGCGGTTCGACGCACAGGGCAACCACGTCGGAGGGGACAAGCCGACAAAGGAAATGCCTTTGCATTCCGCCTTTTACGACACGCGCAGCGCGGGGGCGGTGGTGCATCTGCATTCTTGCCATTCGGTCGCGCTGTCGCTGTTGACGGAACCAGGCGATGACTTCCTGCCGCCGCTTACGCCTTACGGCGTGATGCAACTGGGCCGGGTGACCCTGTTGCCATATTTCATGCCGGGCGATCCGGCCATGGGGCAAGCAGTGCGGGGGCTGGCGGGCAAGCGGTCTGCGGTCATGCTGGCCAATCACGGGCCGGTTGTCGCAGGCAAGGACGTGGTCGCGGCCTGCAATGCCATCGAAGAGCTGGAGGCCACTGCGCAGCTGACGCTGATGACGCGGGGGATGTCGCCGCGCGGGTTGACGTCGGGCGAGGTCACGTCGCTCGTCACCAAGTTCGACGTGGAGTGGGACGACTAG
- a CDS encoding glutathione S-transferase family protein encodes MYKLHGKVKSRALRPLWLLEELALPFEFHQAAPRSPEALAVSPLGKIPVLITDDGPLFDSVAMMTMLADREGRFTHPAGSYLRGKQDALTNTINETFDAVLWDYAKHSFVLPEAHRVPAVKDSLRWQFDQYARVMADLLGEGPCLMGADPVIPDFLLAHCCGWAMGLKFDLPDGLRSHMNRMRARPAFRRALAHD; translated from the coding sequence ATGTACAAACTCCACGGCAAGGTGAAATCCCGCGCGCTGCGCCCGCTCTGGCTGTTGGAGGAATTGGCGCTGCCGTTCGAATTCCACCAGGCCGCGCCGCGCAGCCCGGAGGCCCTGGCTGTCTCACCCCTGGGCAAGATCCCGGTATTGATCACGGACGACGGGCCGCTGTTCGATTCGGTCGCGATGATGACGATGCTGGCGGACCGGGAGGGGCGCTTTACCCATCCGGCGGGCAGCTACCTGCGCGGCAAGCAGGACGCCCTGACCAATACCATCAACGAGACATTCGATGCGGTCCTGTGGGACTATGCCAAGCACTCCTTCGTCCTGCCCGAGGCGCATCGGGTCCCGGCCGTCAAAGACTCGCTGCGCTGGCAATTTGACCAATACGCCCGCGTGATGGCGGACCTGTTGGGGGAAGGGCCCTGCCTGATGGGGGCTGATCCGGTGATCCCCGATTTCCTGCTGGCCCATTGCTGCGGCTGGGCCATGGGGCTGAAATTCGACCTGCCTGACGGGTTGCGATCCCATATGAACCGGATGCGGGCGCGTCCGGCGTTCCGCAGGGCCCTGGCCCATGACTGA
- the holA gene encoding DNA polymerase III subunit delta produces the protein MNLRGAQATRFFAKPDPGTAGVLIYGADAMRVALKRQDFIANYAGPEAEADMRLTRLTGAEVKSDPTAVIDALKAVGFFPGPRVVFVDGVTETQAPPILAALSDWAPGDAALVVTGGALKKTSRLRKAFEAHPKAAAVGLYDDPMGRDEIEAAVAAEGLTLSPEAARGVEALAAQLDPGDFRQTLTKLSLYANGEQVTPEAVRLMAPATIDADTDEVIAAAADGNAAAIGPLMQRLAGQGVAAVTLVIFATRHFQQLHAGAVAGGVGNLRPPVFGPRRDAMERQVRAWGAAKLEGALALLMDTDLTLRSASRAPQMAVMERALIRLAMMVRG, from the coding sequence GTGAACCTGCGTGGGGCTCAGGCCACCCGGTTCTTTGCCAAGCCCGATCCGGGCACCGCTGGGGTGCTCATCTACGGGGCCGACGCGATGCGCGTCGCCCTCAAGCGGCAGGATTTCATCGCCAATTACGCAGGCCCCGAGGCAGAGGCCGACATGCGCCTGACCCGCCTGACCGGAGCGGAGGTGAAATCCGATCCGACCGCCGTGATCGACGCGCTGAAGGCCGTCGGCTTCTTTCCCGGCCCGCGCGTCGTCTTCGTCGATGGCGTGACCGAGACCCAGGCCCCCCCGATTCTGGCCGCGCTGTCGGATTGGGCACCGGGCGACGCGGCGCTGGTTGTCACGGGCGGGGCGCTGAAAAAGACCTCGAGGCTGCGCAAGGCTTTCGAGGCGCATCCAAAGGCGGCGGCCGTCGGACTTTATGACGATCCGATGGGCCGCGACGAGATCGAGGCCGCCGTCGCGGCCGAGGGGCTGACCCTGTCGCCCGAGGCGGCGCGCGGAGTCGAAGCGCTGGCCGCGCAGCTGGACCCCGGAGATTTTCGTCAGACCCTGACCAAGTTGTCGCTGTACGCGAACGGGGAACAGGTGACGCCCGAGGCCGTCCGCCTGATGGCCCCCGCGACGATCGATGCCGATACCGACGAGGTCATCGCCGCCGCCGCCGACGGCAACGCCGCCGCCATCGGGCCGTTGATGCAACGGCTGGCCGGGCAAGGGGTCGCCGCCGTGACGCTGGTGATCTTTGCCACCCGGCATTTTCAGCAGCTGCACGCAGGGGCCGTCGCGGGCGGGGTCGGCAACCTGCGCCCTCCGGTTTTCGGCCCGCGCCGCGATGCGATGGAACGGCAGGTGCGCGCCTGGGGAGCGGCCAAGCTGGAGGGGGCGCTGGCGCTTCTGATGGATACCGACCTGACCTTGCGCTCCGCCTCGCGCGCGCCTCAGATGGCGGTGATGGAACGGGCGCTGATCCGGCTTGCCATGATGGTGCGCGGATAG
- the lptE gene encoding LPS assembly lipoprotein LptE — protein sequence MQLAMRKTTRRLLLAGALATVAACGFTPVYGPGGDGLMLRSAVRVAEPSTDFDFAFTRQFEARLGRPTAARYDLTYVIVTEETGLAIDGSNNITRFDLEGRMTWTLTAEGGVNPALRGIETAFTAYSATGSTISTLESERDAETRLAAILADKVVTRLLSEADGL from the coding sequence ATGCAACTGGCGATGCGCAAGACAACCCGACGACTTCTGCTGGCCGGGGCCTTGGCCACGGTTGCGGCGTGCGGCTTCACCCCGGTCTACGGGCCGGGGGGCGACGGTCTGATGCTCCGCTCCGCGGTGCGGGTGGCGGAGCCTTCGACGGATTTCGATTTCGCCTTCACCCGCCAGTTCGAAGCCCGGCTGGGCCGGCCCACGGCCGCCCGCTACGACCTGACCTATGTGATCGTGACCGAGGAAACCGGCCTGGCCATCGACGGGTCCAACAACATCACCCGCTTCGACCTGGAGGGGCGGATGACCTGGACGCTGACGGCCGAAGGCGGCGTGAACCCCGCCCTACGGGGTATCGAGACCGCTTTCACCGCCTATTCCGCCACCGGCTCCACCATTTCCACGCTGGAATCCGAACGCGACGCCGAAACCCGTCTGGCGGCGATCCTGGCAGACAAGGTCGTCACCCGCCTGCTGTCTGAGGCGGACGGATTGTGA
- the leuS gene encoding leucine--tRNA ligase, which produces MSRYDAAQTEPKWQRAWDQADLFHAERSDKPKYYVLEMFPYPSGRIHIGHVRNYTMGDVIARYKMSCGFSVLHPMGWDAFGMPAENAAMASGGHPKDWTYNNIDVMRGQMKPLGLSIDWSREFATCDPEYYGQQQALFLDMLDAGLVYRKPAIVNWDPVDMTVLANEQVIDGKGWRSGAEVERRELTQWAFAISSMAEDLLDGLKGLDDWPEKVRLMQENWIGKSRGLEMTFPLTASAHGHDGIEIYTTRPDTLRGASFIAIAPEHPLAKALASGNPDLAAFATDVRKGGTTEEALEKAEKRGFDTGLTVDNPLGGTLPVWVANFVLMDYGTGAIFGCPAHDQRDLDFARKYGLSVTATFKPVDAESFEIGEDAFVPPKTETVSYLDNPAGVGTATGSEGIEATIDWAESQGIGTGKVQYRLRDWGLSRQRYWGCPIPVVHCDACGVVPEKKENLPVRLPDDVTFDVPGNPLDRHPTWRDVPCPSCGAAARRETDTMDTFVDSSWYFARFTAPRAETPTDIDDAAYWMNVDQYIGGVEHAILHLLYSRFFARAMQKTGHLPAGTEEPFDALFTQGMVTHAIYSTKDAKGRDVYHLPEDVDLETKTVRATGEPITITPPVKMSKSKKNVVDPMDIIANYGADTARWFVLSDSPPERDVEWTASGAEATAKHLARVHRLASDIERADRPANAADADLQKATARAIHEVTEGIEGFAFNKSVAKLYEFTNTLHKSDAGGDARRVAMKVLAQLMSPMTPHLAEEIWQMMGGEGFVVSAPWPKADPALLVDDTVTLPIQINGKKKSEITVAKDADKASVEALVLADATVQRLLDGAAPRKLIVVPGRIVNVVI; this is translated from the coding sequence ATGAGCCGTTACGACGCCGCCCAGACCGAACCGAAATGGCAGCGCGCCTGGGATCAGGCCGACCTGTTCCACGCCGAGCGGTCGGACAAGCCCAAGTACTACGTGTTGGAGATGTTCCCCTATCCGTCGGGCCGCATCCACATCGGGCACGTGCGCAACTACACCATGGGCGATGTCATCGCGCGCTATAAGATGTCCTGCGGGTTCAGCGTCTTGCACCCGATGGGATGGGACGCGTTCGGAATGCCTGCGGAAAACGCCGCCATGGCTTCGGGCGGGCATCCGAAGGACTGGACCTACAACAACATCGACGTGATGCGTGGCCAGATGAAGCCGCTGGGCCTGTCGATCGACTGGTCCCGCGAATTCGCCACCTGCGACCCGGAATATTACGGTCAGCAGCAGGCGCTGTTCCTCGACATGCTGGACGCGGGCCTAGTCTATCGCAAACCTGCCATCGTCAACTGGGACCCGGTCGACATGACCGTCCTGGCCAACGAACAGGTGATCGACGGCAAGGGCTGGCGCTCGGGCGCAGAGGTGGAGCGGCGCGAGCTGACGCAATGGGCCTTTGCCATCTCATCCATGGCCGAAGATCTGCTCGATGGGCTGAAGGGTCTGGACGACTGGCCTGAAAAGGTCCGCCTGATGCAGGAAAACTGGATCGGCAAATCGCGCGGGTTGGAGATGACCTTTCCGCTGACCGCGTCGGCCCACGGCCACGACGGGATCGAGATCTACACGACGCGCCCCGACACCCTGCGCGGCGCGTCCTTCATCGCCATCGCGCCGGAACATCCGCTGGCCAAGGCGCTTGCGTCCGGGAACCCGGACCTGGCCGCCTTTGCCACGGACGTCCGCAAGGGCGGCACCACCGAAGAGGCGCTGGAAAAGGCCGAGAAGCGGGGCTTTGACACCGGGTTGACCGTGGACAACCCACTGGGCGGCACCCTGCCGGTCTGGGTCGCGAATTTCGTGCTGATGGACTACGGCACCGGCGCGATCTTCGGCTGCCCGGCCCATGACCAGCGCGATCTGGACTTCGCGCGGAAATACGGCCTCTCGGTGACGGCGACCTTCAAGCCGGTCGATGCGGAGAGCTTTGAGATCGGCGAAGATGCCTTCGTTCCGCCCAAAACCGAGACCGTGAGCTACCTGGACAACCCCGCCGGTGTCGGCACTGCGACCGGGTCCGAGGGGATCGAAGCCACGATCGACTGGGCCGAATCCCAGGGTATCGGCACGGGCAAGGTTCAGTACCGCCTGCGCGACTGGGGCCTGTCGCGGCAACGCTATTGGGGCTGCCCGATTCCGGTCGTGCATTGTGACGCCTGCGGCGTGGTCCCCGAGAAGAAGGAAAACCTGCCTGTCCGTCTGCCCGACGACGTCACCTTTGACGTGCCGGGCAATCCGCTGGACCGGCACCCGACCTGGCGCGACGTGCCTTGCCCCTCGTGCGGTGCCGCGGCCCGGCGCGAGACCGACACGATGGACACCTTCGTCGATTCGTCGTGGTATTTCGCCCGCTTCACCGCCCCCCGCGCCGAGACGCCCACCGACATCGACGATGCCGCCTATTGGATGAACGTCGACCAATACATCGGCGGGGTGGAACACGCGATCCTGCACCTGCTCTATTCCCGCTTCTTCGCGCGCGCGATGCAAAAGACGGGCCATCTGCCGGCAGGCACAGAAGAGCCGTTCGACGCCCTGTTCACGCAAGGCATGGTGACCCACGCCATCTATTCGACCAAGGATGCCAAGGGCCGGGACGTCTATCACCTGCCCGAAGATGTGGACCTGGAGACGAAGACGGTGCGCGCCACAGGCGAGCCGATCACGATCACGCCGCCGGTCAAGATGTCCAAGTCCAAGAAGAACGTCGTCGATCCGATGGACATCATCGCCAACTACGGGGCCGACACCGCCCGTTGGTTCGTCCTGTCCGACAGCCCGCCGGAACGGGACGTGGAGTGGACGGCATCGGGTGCCGAGGCGACGGCCAAGCATCTGGCGCGTGTGCACCGTCTGGCCAGCGACATCGAACGGGCCGACCGCCCCGCCAACGCAGCGGACGCCGACCTGCAAAAGGCCACCGCCCGCGCCATCCACGAGGTGACCGAGGGGATCGAGGGCTTTGCCTTCAACAAGTCGGTCGCGAAACTCTATGAGTTCACCAACACGCTGCACAAATCCGACGCGGGCGGTGATGCCCGCCGCGTCGCGATGAAGGTGCTGGCGCAACTGATGTCGCCGATGACGCCGCACCTCGCCGAAGAGATATGGCAGATGATGGGCGGCGAAGGCTTTGTCGTTTCCGCCCCCTGGCCCAAGGCCGATCCGGCCCTGCTGGTGGACGATACGGTCACCCTGCCGATCCAGATCAACGGCAAGAAAAAGTCCGAAATCACGGTCGCGAAGGACGCCGACAAGGCCTCGGTCGAGGCGCTTGTTCTGGCCGATGCCACCGTGCAGCGCCTGCTGGATGGCGCGGCACCCAGGAAACTGATCGTGGTGCCGGGGCGGATCGTGAACGTGGTCATCTGA
- a CDS encoding DUF3576 domain-containing protein, with translation MRERVMQAQARVRVIAALSMAALVAGCGGFGGKTAEERAAEQSNPYKEAVEARRSDTASSFFDLFANNDDPNTTLEVNRYLWAASLDVLSFMPVQNADPFSGVIQFGYGTPPGGGRAYQATVFVKDPALDARSLNVSLRTRGGTASRDTQRAIEDAILTRARQLRIRDSRL, from the coding sequence ATGAGGGAACGCGTAATGCAGGCACAGGCCAGGGTTCGGGTGATCGCGGCGCTATCCATGGCGGCACTGGTTGCGGGATGCGGCGGCTTCGGGGGCAAGACCGCCGAGGAACGCGCGGCCGAACAAAGCAATCCCTATAAGGAAGCCGTCGAGGCGCGCCGATCGGACACCGCGTCGTCCTTTTTCGACCTCTTTGCCAACAACGACGATCCCAACACCACGTTGGAGGTCAATCGCTACCTCTGGGCGGCCTCGCTCGATGTGCTGTCGTTCATGCCGGTGCAGAACGCCGATCCTTTTTCCGGGGTGATCCAGTTTGGCTATGGCACGCCTCCGGGCGGGGGGCGTGCGTACCAGGCGACGGTCTTCGTCAAGGATCCGGCATTGGATGCACGATCGCTGAACGTGTCGTTGCGGACGCGGGGCGGCACCGCGTCGCGGGACACGCAGCGCGCGATCGAAGATGCGATCCTGACCCGCGCGCGGCAGCTGCGCATCCGTGACAGCCGTCTCTGA